From a single Labrenzia sp. PHM005 genomic region:
- the speB gene encoding agmatinase encodes MASDLPRPTDNAFLGNSVKGGSHEPTYGGVLSFMRRRYSRDLNGVDLAVWGIPFDASVSNRPGARFGPQGVRRASAIFDGDPQYPFEFDPFETLACVDYGDCSFDYGLNPDIPGHIEAQAREILDTGTHLFSIGGDHFVTYPLLKAHVAKHGPLALVQFDAHQDTWDDQGNRIDHGTFVGRAVREGLIDPEKSIQIGIRTHAPETCGIEILNGEEVELLGVNGVVELIGDRVGDAKAYMTFDIDCLDPAFAPGTGTPVSGGLTSREALMILRRLGELDFVGGDVVEVAPAYDHADITSIAGASVALMYIGLLAEKQRQRMEGL; translated from the coding sequence CGTGAAAGGCGGGTCGCACGAACCGACCTATGGCGGTGTGTTGTCCTTCATGCGCCGCCGCTACAGCCGGGATCTGAACGGGGTCGATCTGGCCGTCTGGGGCATTCCGTTTGATGCTTCGGTCTCAAACCGGCCAGGCGCCCGCTTCGGCCCGCAGGGTGTGCGCCGTGCGTCGGCAATCTTTGACGGGGATCCGCAGTATCCGTTCGAGTTCGATCCGTTTGAAACGCTGGCTTGTGTGGACTATGGCGACTGTTCCTTCGACTATGGCCTGAATCCTGACATTCCGGGCCACATCGAAGCACAAGCGCGTGAAATCTTGGACACCGGCACGCATCTGTTCTCCATTGGCGGCGATCATTTTGTGACCTATCCGCTTCTAAAAGCCCATGTGGCAAAACACGGCCCCTTGGCGCTGGTTCAATTTGATGCCCACCAGGATACTTGGGACGATCAAGGCAACCGGATCGATCACGGCACCTTTGTCGGCCGGGCTGTTCGCGAAGGCCTCATCGATCCGGAAAAATCTATCCAGATCGGCATCCGGACTCATGCGCCGGAAACCTGCGGCATCGAGATCTTGAATGGCGAAGAAGTTGAGCTGCTGGGCGTCAATGGAGTTGTGGAGCTGATCGGTGACCGGGTCGGTGATGCCAAGGCCTATATGACGTTCGACATTGATTGCCTGGATCCTGCGTTTGCGCCAGGTACGGGAACACCCGTGTCTGGTGGTCTCACCAGCCGGGAAGCTTTGATGATCTTGCGCCGCTTGGGAGAACTTGATTTTGTCGGCGGTGATGTCGTCGAAGTGGCACCTGCCTATGATCATGCGGATATCACGTCGATCGCGGGCGCCAGTGTCGCTTTAATGTATATCGGCCTATTGGCGGAAAAACAGCGTCAACGGATGGAAGGCCTCTGA